In Aquimarina sp. TRL1, a single window of DNA contains:
- a CDS encoding MFS transporter yields MKKYITYLSLLMFSLMGTDLTDFALSIWILDQPDGSISLYSFVWFCEAAPAVFLAPVIGSLIDRWNKKKMIIYGQLVAGIGSMILMTLHYLGQLHPWHIMIVAGVGSIASTFVFQAFYVSTKALVPKDQLVRAQGLSSTLNATIQMGLPIVAPILYKLIGMSNIFLFDGITFFTSVIAFSILSFVVVEISSEKFSMKNDYKVVKEFVKQQKGFLYLYSFFFLINFLVGLITVLFTPLILDFSNEYVLGLVLACVGVGSLIGGGAMASKKTFNNPIQIIIWANVFVGLILISFFIQVNPWILGIGGMMILALISVSAIVNEAFFQTVVPTKILGRLTGFSGFFIGTAAPLSFLLSGFVVDQLNHFFKANTIDFMNHFPGTSITTSIVVVFVIAGSLLTILSLIYRRNPNLKKLDALYKIALEKK; encoded by the coding sequence ATGAAGAAGTATATCACGTATTTATCCCTGTTAATGTTTTCATTAATGGGGACTGACCTTACTGATTTTGCACTCAGCATTTGGATATTGGATCAACCAGATGGGAGCATATCATTATATTCTTTTGTCTGGTTTTGTGAAGCAGCTCCTGCCGTTTTTTTAGCCCCTGTTATAGGAAGTTTAATCGATCGGTGGAATAAAAAGAAAATGATCATATATGGTCAGTTAGTAGCGGGGATTGGCAGTATGATCCTTATGACGCTTCATTATTTAGGGCAATTACACCCATGGCATATTATGATTGTGGCAGGAGTAGGATCGATTGCCAGTACTTTTGTATTTCAAGCATTTTATGTTTCTACAAAAGCATTAGTTCCCAAAGATCAATTAGTAAGAGCGCAAGGGTTATCAAGTACTCTTAATGCGACAATTCAGATGGGGTTACCCATTGTTGCTCCTATTTTGTATAAGCTGATAGGGATGAGTAATATCTTTCTTTTTGATGGAATAACTTTCTTTACCTCTGTAATTGCTTTTTCAATATTGAGTTTTGTAGTGGTAGAAATATCATCAGAGAAATTCAGTATGAAGAATGATTACAAAGTTGTCAAGGAGTTTGTAAAACAACAAAAAGGCTTTTTATATCTGTATTCTTTCTTTTTTCTGATTAACTTTTTAGTAGGACTTATTACCGTATTGTTTACCCCTTTGATTTTGGATTTTTCTAATGAATACGTATTGGGCTTAGTATTAGCTTGTGTAGGTGTAGGAAGTCTTATAGGAGGAGGAGCAATGGCCAGTAAAAAAACATTTAATAACCCTATACAAATCATTATATGGGCGAATGTTTTTGTAGGGCTGATACTGATTAGTTTTTTCATTCAGGTTAATCCTTGGATTTTAGGGATAGGAGGGATGATGATTTTAGCACTCATCTCAGTATCCGCCATAGTTAATGAGGCTTTTTTTCAAACGGTAGTACCTACAAAAATACTCGGTAGGTTAACAGGGTTTTCTGGCTTTTTTATAGGAACAGCAGCTCCTTTATCATTTTTACTATCCGGATTTGTAGTAGATCAATTGAATCATTTTTTCAAAGCTAATACCATTGATTTTATGAATCATTTTCCAGGGACAAGTATTACGACATCCATCGTAGTTGTATTTGTTATCGCAGGATCATTATTAACAATACTATCTCTTATATACAGAAGAAACCCTAATCTAAAAAAATTAGATGCACTGTATAAAATAGCATTGGAAAAGAAATAA
- a CDS encoding amino acid adenylation domain-containing protein, whose amino-acid sequence MEFFIKKLKELNLFLVEKEGKLVLKGLQGKLTKEETEKVKKNKEIIEFIRDNKPGLIEHLRNEAKKQVFYKLSPLQEGLLFHGLYDPDSSSYTIQFEFDFTKKVDVEVLKKSWEYVISRHSILRTAFFYEEISLPVQRVYESIELPFTEIDLSSFSREEKEERVAHFMEEDYTRGFSFNEAPLIRIALLKLDETTYKMVFTNHHIIMDGWSLPILINELLYAYNCYIVGNTPEDVAEDSYEDYIKYIANKDTKVEENFWRTYLEGVEAPTLLPFSKTETSGNKITGEFKESSLVVDKNVTQKLIDFSKRYRLTPNTILQGVWAFLLSKYTGYTDVKFGVTVSGRPAEIGNPEQRVGLYINTLPLRTILGEKEHIVDWLETIQGNHTSCREYQYINLAKIQEFTGVKEDLFDTLFVFENFPITDTSEGKDVHLTIDSVDGKEQTNYPITISITLNEELDVKFSYNTALLEDTVIEMIQGHFGTVLEQMLAAPNGALSSINVLTEKENAQILYDFNDTEVCYPLDKTVTQIFKEQVNKNPDAIAVVYHDKKISYKELDVQSDQVAAQLQAEGVVKDTLVGICLERTSEMVIGILGILKAGAAYVPMKPDYPNSRLAYILEEITAKVVITDRSSKEIITAARNVTPLVLDEFLASTEATTEVTYTPYATPSSLAYIIYTSGSTGTPKGAMIEHKGLLNHLLIMVDEFKMNEETVMAFTAPFTFDISVWQILSPLVCGGQVIVYNEEMILEPANLLSSLVEEKVNLLQLVPSYLDSLLTIDQEQSLNNLQYFLVTGEAVQKALLDRWFNTYPAIPVANAYGPTEAADDVSFYFMHASPETVSVPIGKPVANMKMYVVDNWGHLAPIGVGGEICVAGVGVGRGYLNDHEKTNKSFVKNPFSDVFGDRLYKTGDLGCWLADGNLEYQGRKDDQVKIRGHRIELGEIDSVLSEHPSVTTCCVLAKRDTSNNNRLVAYVVTKEALQKEVLQEHLGGKLPEYMVPSVWVSLEKMPLTANGKIDKKSLPDPENKEVDEATYIAPVSSLEKQLAGIWQELLKLDKVGVQDNFFEIGGHSLLATRLVSMIRKAIDTEIAIKDIFAHPTIVLQCQFIEGTTQNITIPAPTPQERDGVIPLSFSQERLWFLDTLQGSREYHMPGIFHIEGVLNIDVLEKSFKAIVEKHDILRTTIKSQEGIGYQDILDSDNWLMSREIVTDESHLEEAIATFIDMPFDLAKDYMIRVCLYTLKDSNKYVLALVMHHISSDGWSDGILFDELVNNYKYLTAEQELPVEKMSFRYADYAIWQRNYLSGDVLEQQLAYWETQLQEVPSLSLPTDYPRPAQQTTEGSSITYELNEEVSKRLAEVGKQEGATLFMTLLTAFKVLLYRYSGQEDICVGTPIANRPYQELENLIGFFVNTLALRTTVNGDVSFIEVLKRVKEVTLGAYQHQMVPFEKVVDKVTTTRDMSMSPLFQVMFVLQNTPDIEDVVMDDITLSPYEYTAETAQFDITLTATETENGISMNVVYNSTLFKKNTIELLLLHYDNLLKNIVNDPTVPIGALEMLTKAEEEQLIHVFNDTAKSFDLDQSVIDVFTDQVEKTPEKTALIFGDTKWSYAALNEASAKLATYLRKRGLQKESKVGILMDRSQEMVISILGILKAGGTFVPIGPEYPQDRINYIVEDAKIAFLLSKSDLITAIENPTVTTVLWDQIAQELMEEEPAQLDMYAPTAASVAYVLYTSGSTGKPKGVMVTHKNLVNFLFGAIDQLEMRNMKTLLSITTYTFDIFYLELFSPLLTGAQVVLIDKEVSANGVALHKQIEKYNADFIQATPSNWKMLVSSGLKYNKGLTMLCCGEAVSDELKNKLLPLCDSLWNLYGPTEATIWATIEELTSDNDVTIGVPLPNYSAYIVDANTNVVPMGVIGELCIGGDSIAKGYLNKKELTERCFIDNPFEKEGKLYFTGDLARWLADGKIEYIGRKDSQVKIRGHRIELGEIENQLAAISTIKEGCVIVQKDHNNDNRLIGYFVSENEAIDAQEIKKELRKKLPDYMVPDVWVSMKELPKNSNGKLDRKSLPDPDISSLYKDAYVAPRTETEKQLVAIWEELLDVERVGIHDNFFELGGHSVLAVQLIAKINHVFSMNLSLASLFEFPTIIELAEKRFSGIDIQDEILVTLNGKGSRKPIFCAPPGGGTVLCYRSLALSLGEEQPFYAFQAPGMDGKTKVLETVEEMASVYISKMQEIDPIGPYRLGGYSFGGEVALEMAIQLQRGGYQIEEIIMFDAIPPHQKDIKLSFEELIAGITVFINKEFNTHTILTLSDLEGKSSEEQLDMLYNIVKMSNLGLTRKQLEAYVAVHKNNINCSYTPQLDEKLRTSIVLFKTEEQVDEEVLKDDGFEKAALLSKNDYGWSAYIDSEVCIHTIPGNHLTLLDPANAILIAGHLDKKVSEEEYETALIS is encoded by the coding sequence ATGGAATTTTTTATAAAGAAACTAAAAGAGTTAAATCTTTTCTTAGTAGAAAAAGAGGGGAAATTAGTTTTAAAAGGACTTCAGGGGAAACTGACAAAAGAAGAAACTGAAAAAGTAAAGAAGAATAAAGAAATTATAGAGTTTATACGAGATAATAAACCTGGATTGATTGAACACTTGAGAAATGAAGCAAAAAAGCAGGTGTTTTATAAATTGAGCCCTCTGCAGGAAGGATTGCTATTTCATGGCTTATATGATCCGGATTCTAGTTCTTATACCATTCAGTTTGAATTCGATTTCACAAAAAAAGTAGATGTTGAGGTATTAAAAAAATCCTGGGAATATGTGATCAGTCGACATTCGATTTTGAGAACAGCCTTTTTTTATGAAGAAATCAGTTTACCTGTACAACGTGTGTATGAAAGTATTGAACTGCCTTTTACAGAAATAGATCTTAGCTCTTTTTCTAGAGAAGAGAAAGAAGAACGCGTAGCCCACTTTATGGAAGAGGACTATACCAGGGGTTTTTCTTTTAATGAAGCTCCACTGATAAGAATCGCATTACTCAAATTAGATGAAACCACTTATAAGATGGTCTTTACCAATCATCATATTATTATGGATGGATGGTCATTACCTATTTTGATTAATGAATTGTTATATGCTTATAACTGTTACATAGTTGGAAATACACCAGAGGATGTTGCAGAGGATTCTTATGAAGATTACATAAAATACATCGCTAATAAAGATACCAAAGTAGAGGAAAATTTTTGGAGAACGTATTTAGAAGGAGTAGAGGCTCCTACTTTATTACCGTTTTCTAAAACAGAAACTTCTGGAAATAAAATAACAGGGGAATTCAAGGAATCTTCTTTGGTTGTAGATAAAAATGTCACTCAGAAGTTAATTGATTTTTCAAAACGTTATCGTTTGACTCCGAACACAATTCTGCAGGGAGTATGGGCATTTTTATTGTCTAAATATACTGGATATACAGATGTGAAATTTGGAGTAACCGTATCAGGGAGACCTGCAGAGATCGGAAACCCGGAGCAGCGGGTAGGGTTATATATAAATACCCTTCCTTTACGAACCATACTGGGCGAAAAAGAACACATTGTCGATTGGTTGGAAACAATACAGGGAAATCATACCTCATGTAGAGAATATCAGTATATCAACCTGGCAAAAATACAGGAGTTTACTGGTGTAAAAGAAGATTTATTTGATACTTTATTTGTATTTGAGAATTTCCCTATTACAGATACATCAGAGGGTAAAGATGTTCACCTTACAATAGATAGTGTAGATGGAAAAGAACAAACCAATTACCCTATAACCATATCTATTACCTTAAACGAGGAATTGGATGTGAAATTTAGTTATAATACAGCTTTGTTAGAAGATACAGTAATAGAAATGATTCAAGGACATTTCGGAACTGTTTTGGAACAGATGTTAGCAGCTCCTAATGGAGCTTTATCTTCTATTAATGTGTTGACAGAAAAAGAGAATGCTCAGATTTTGTATGATTTTAACGATACGGAAGTTTGTTATCCGTTAGACAAAACAGTAACACAGATATTCAAAGAGCAAGTCAATAAAAATCCAGATGCAATTGCAGTAGTATATCACGATAAAAAGATAAGCTATAAAGAACTGGATGTTCAATCAGATCAGGTAGCTGCACAGTTACAAGCCGAGGGAGTTGTAAAAGACACTTTAGTAGGTATTTGTTTAGAACGAACCTCAGAAATGGTAATAGGAATTTTGGGAATCCTAAAAGCAGGTGCAGCATATGTACCTATGAAACCGGATTACCCAAATTCCAGACTAGCATATATTCTGGAAGAAATTACTGCAAAAGTGGTAATAACTGATCGTTCCAGTAAAGAAATAATAACTGCAGCCAGAAATGTGACCCCTCTTGTATTAGATGAATTTTTAGCATCGACGGAAGCAACAACTGAAGTTACTTATACACCGTATGCGACCCCTTCTTCCTTAGCATATATTATCTATACCTCGGGAAGTACAGGAACGCCCAAAGGAGCTATGATTGAGCACAAGGGATTATTAAATCATTTGTTGATTATGGTGGATGAGTTCAAAATGAATGAAGAAACTGTCATGGCGTTTACCGCTCCTTTTACATTTGATATTTCTGTATGGCAGATATTAAGCCCTCTTGTATGTGGAGGACAGGTGATTGTTTATAATGAAGAAATGATCCTAGAACCAGCGAATTTACTATCCTCTTTGGTTGAAGAAAAAGTAAATTTATTACAATTAGTACCTTCTTATTTAGATAGCCTTTTAACCATTGATCAGGAGCAAAGCCTTAATAACCTACAGTATTTCTTAGTAACGGGAGAAGCTGTTCAAAAGGCTTTGTTGGATCGATGGTTTAATACGTACCCTGCTATTCCTGTAGCAAACGCATATGGTCCGACAGAAGCTGCGGATGATGTGAGTTTCTATTTCATGCATGCATCCCCCGAAACAGTTTCAGTTCCTATAGGAAAACCAGTAGCGAATATGAAAATGTATGTAGTAGATAATTGGGGACATTTAGCCCCAATAGGAGTGGGAGGAGAAATATGCGTAGCGGGTGTTGGTGTTGGACGAGGCTACCTAAATGATCATGAAAAAACCAATAAGAGCTTTGTGAAAAACCCTTTCTCAGATGTGTTTGGAGATCGATTGTACAAAACAGGAGATCTGGGGTGTTGGTTAGCAGATGGTAATTTGGAATACCAGGGAAGAAAAGATGATCAGGTAAAAATCAGAGGACATAGAATTGAGTTGGGAGAGATTGATAGTGTTTTATCAGAACACCCTTCTGTTACTACCTGTTGTGTATTAGCTAAAAGAGATACAAGTAATAACAATCGATTAGTTGCCTATGTAGTGACCAAAGAAGCATTGCAAAAAGAAGTATTACAGGAACACCTGGGTGGCAAATTACCAGAATATATGGTGCCTTCTGTATGGGTAAGCCTAGAAAAAATGCCTTTGACAGCTAATGGTAAAATTGATAAAAAGTCCCTCCCAGATCCTGAAAATAAGGAAGTCGATGAAGCGACTTATATCGCACCAGTGTCTTCATTAGAAAAACAATTGGCGGGAATATGGCAAGAACTATTAAAATTAGATAAGGTAGGAGTTCAGGATAATTTCTTTGAGATTGGAGGGCATTCACTACTGGCGACTCGTCTGGTTTCTATGATAAGGAAAGCTATTGATACAGAGATCGCTATCAAAGATATTTTTGCACATCCTACAATAGTATTACAATGTCAGTTTATTGAAGGAACAACTCAAAATATAACAATTCCTGCTCCTACCCCGCAAGAAAGGGATGGGGTAATTCCATTGTCATTTAGCCAGGAACGCTTATGGTTTTTAGATACTCTTCAAGGAAGTAGAGAATACCATATGCCAGGAATATTTCATATTGAAGGAGTATTAAATATCGATGTTTTAGAAAAATCATTTAAAGCGATTGTAGAGAAACATGATATTCTGAGAACAACTATAAAAAGTCAGGAAGGAATCGGATATCAGGATATTTTGGATAGTGACAACTGGTTAATGTCACGAGAAATAGTCACAGACGAATCTCATTTGGAAGAAGCAATTGCAACATTTATAGATATGCCTTTTGATCTTGCAAAAGATTATATGATTAGGGTGTGTTTGTATACATTAAAAGATAGTAATAAATATGTATTGGCATTGGTAATGCACCATATATCCAGTGATGGATGGTCAGACGGAATTTTGTTTGACGAACTGGTGAATAATTATAAGTACCTTACAGCGGAGCAAGAGCTTCCAGTAGAAAAAATGTCATTCAGATATGCCGATTATGCAATATGGCAGCGAAACTATTTGTCTGGAGATGTATTAGAACAGCAGCTAGCGTATTGGGAAACACAATTACAAGAAGTTCCTTCCTTATCACTTCCTACAGATTATCCCAGACCTGCTCAACAAACAACAGAAGGAAGCAGTATAACATATGAATTAAACGAAGAGGTAAGTAAACGTCTGGCAGAAGTAGGAAAGCAAGAAGGAGCAACCTTGTTTATGACCTTGTTAACAGCCTTTAAGGTATTGTTATATAGATATAGCGGACAAGAGGATATCTGTGTCGGAACTCCAATTGCTAACCGCCCTTATCAGGAGCTGGAAAATTTAATAGGCTTTTTTGTAAATACATTAGCGCTGAGAACAACGGTAAATGGGGACGTATCATTTATAGAGGTATTGAAAAGAGTAAAAGAAGTTACATTAGGAGCATATCAGCATCAGATGGTACCATTTGAGAAGGTGGTAGATAAGGTAACTACCACTCGTGATATGAGTATGAGTCCCTTATTTCAGGTAATGTTTGTACTTCAGAATACACCGGACATAGAGGATGTTGTAATGGACGATATCACATTATCTCCTTATGAATACACAGCAGAAACGGCTCAGTTTGACATTACTTTAACCGCGACAGAAACAGAGAATGGGATATCGATGAATGTGGTATATAATTCAACACTCTTTAAGAAAAATACCATCGAACTGTTATTGCTTCATTATGATAATTTGTTAAAAAATATCGTTAATGACCCTACAGTTCCAATAGGGGCACTAGAAATGTTGACCAAGGCAGAAGAAGAGCAATTAATTCATGTTTTTAATGATACAGCAAAAAGTTTTGATTTAGATCAAAGCGTAATCGATGTATTCACTGATCAAGTAGAAAAAACTCCGGAAAAAACCGCATTGATTTTCGGAGATACGAAATGGTCGTATGCAGCACTTAATGAAGCATCTGCTAAACTAGCAACCTATTTACGAAAAAGAGGGCTTCAGAAAGAATCCAAGGTCGGAATCCTGATGGATCGTTCTCAGGAAATGGTGATAAGCATTTTAGGAATCTTAAAAGCAGGGGGAACCTTTGTTCCAATTGGTCCAGAGTACCCTCAGGATCGTATTAATTATATAGTAGAAGATGCCAAAATAGCCTTTTTATTGAGTAAGAGTGATTTGATAACGGCAATAGAAAACCCTACCGTAACAACAGTATTATGGGATCAAATTGCTCAGGAACTCATGGAAGAAGAACCAGCACAACTTGATATGTATGCTCCCACAGCAGCTTCAGTAGCCTATGTATTATATACATCTGGTAGTACAGGAAAACCTAAGGGAGTAATGGTAACGCATAAAAACTTAGTTAACTTTCTGTTTGGAGCAATTGATCAGTTAGAGATGAGGAATATGAAAACCTTGTTATCAATTACGACATACACATTTGATATTTTTTATCTGGAATTATTCAGTCCGTTATTAACCGGAGCCCAGGTAGTATTGATTGATAAAGAAGTGTCAGCGAATGGAGTGGCATTACATAAACAAATAGAAAAGTATAATGCAGACTTTATTCAGGCAACCCCTTCTAATTGGAAGATGTTAGTGTCTAGTGGGTTGAAATATAATAAAGGGTTAACCATGCTATGCTGTGGAGAAGCAGTTAGTGATGAGTTAAAAAATAAACTACTTCCCCTATGTGATTCATTGTGGAATTTGTATGGTCCGACAGAAGCAACCATTTGGGCAACTATAGAAGAACTGACATCCGATAATGATGTGACTATAGGGGTGCCGCTTCCTAATTATTCTGCGTATATCGTAGACGCCAATACCAATGTAGTCCCAATGGGAGTCATCGGAGAACTATGTATAGGAGGAGATAGTATTGCAAAAGGATATTTGAATAAAAAAGAACTTACAGAAAGATGCTTTATTGATAATCCATTCGAAAAAGAAGGAAAACTGTACTTTACAGGGGACTTAGCAAGATGGTTGGCAGATGGAAAGATAGAGTACATAGGAAGAAAAGATTCTCAGGTCAAGATTAGAGGACATAGAATAGAATTGGGAGAGATAGAGAATCAATTAGCAGCCATATCAACGATAAAAGAAGGCTGTGTCATCGTACAAAAAGATCACAATAACGATAACCGTTTGATTGGATATTTTGTATCAGAAAATGAGGCAATAGATGCTCAGGAAATTAAAAAAGAGTTGAGAAAAAAGCTACCTGACTATATGGTACCTGATGTTTGGGTTTCAATGAAAGAACTCCCTAAAAACAGTAATGGGAAATTAGACAGAAAATCATTACCTGATCCAGATATTTCTTCTCTTTATAAAGATGCATATGTCGCCCCAAGAACAGAAACAGAAAAACAATTAGTAGCTATTTGGGAAGAGTTGTTAGATGTAGAACGAGTAGGAATTCATGATAATTTCTTCGAATTAGGAGGGCATTCTGTACTAGCAGTACAGTTAATAGCAAAGATTAATCATGTATTTTCTATGAACCTAAGTCTGGCTAGTTTATTTGAGTTCCCAACCATTATAGAGTTAGCAGAGAAGCGTTTCTCCGGAATAGATATTCAAGATGAGATTTTAGTAACCTTAAATGGAAAAGGAAGTAGAAAACCGATTTTCTGTGCTCCTCCAGGAGGAGGAACGGTATTATGTTACCGTTCATTAGCCCTCTCATTAGGAGAAGAGCAGCCTTTTTATGCATTTCAGGCCCCGGGAATGGATGGGAAAACAAAAGTTCTGGAAACTGTAGAAGAGATGGCGTCGGTATATATTTCCAAAATGCAGGAAATAGACCCTATAGGACCTTATAGATTAGGAGGATACTCTTTTGGAGGCGAAGTCGCATTAGAAATGGCAATTCAATTACAGAGAGGAGGGTATCAGATAGAGGAAATAATCATGTTTGATGCGATTCCTCCACATCAAAAAGATATCAAACTGAGCTTTGAAGAACTTATTGCAGGGATAACAGTATTTATTAATAAAGAGTTTAACACGCATACAATACTAACGCTTTCTGATTTGGAAGGAAAATCCAGTGAAGAACAATTAGACATGCTATACAACATTGTGAAAATGTCAAATTTAGGATTAACCAGAAAACAATTAGAAGCCTATGTAGCAGTACACAAAAACAATATTAATTGTTCATATACACCTCAGTTAGATGAAAAATTGAGAACCAGTATTGTGTTGTTTAAAACGGAGGAACAGGTCGATGAAGAGGTGTTGAAGGATGATGGATTTGAAAAAGCAGCCTTGCTGAGTAAAAATGATTATGGCTGGAGTGCTTATATAGATAGCGAGGTATGTATTCATACAATTCCAGGAAATCATTTAACACTATTAGATCCCGCTAATGCGATTTTGATTGCAGGTCATTTAGATAAAAAGGTATCAGAAGAAGAGTATGAAACAGCATTGATTTCATAA